The DNA sequence GCGACCGTCGTGCGGATGCTCCTGGTCCCGGCCACCATGGCCCTGCTGGGCCGCCGCGCCTGGTGGGCGCCGGCGCCCCTGCGCCGGGCGCACGACCGCTTCGGTCTGCACGAGGAGCCGGTGGAGCAGCCCCGGCCGCGGGTGCCGACGGGGGTCTGAGCGCCCCGCGCGGCATGGTCGAACGCGCTGGCCCGCGCGGCGTCCGGGACCTCCCGGGCGCCGCGCCCGTCCTTCCGGGTGCCGCACGCCTCCCTCCGGGCGGGGCGCGCTTGCACCCTTTCGCGTCTTTCGAGAGGTGAACTCTCCCCGCCGTCAGGGAGTTTCACGGTGACACCTCTTGACGGCGCCACGCCCGCGGAGCACATTGGCGTCGGCTTGAGAGCGCTCTCAGCGAAGTTCCGGGCTCTCGAAGCACCTCCCTCACGCAGGCCGTCCGAACCCGAGAGGGCATCCCCCCATGAGAGACACCTCCGGCACTCCCCGCACCCCGCGCAGACCCCGTCCCCTGCGGCGGGCGCTGCTCGCCGTCGTCGGCACGCTGGCCCTCGCCGCGGGCGCCGCGGGCGCGGCGAGCCCGTCCGCGAGCGCCTCCGTGCCGCCTCCCCCGTCGGGCTGGACCCAGGTCTTCGCCGACGACTTCGAGGGCGCCGCGGGCAGCGGCGTCAACACCTCCCACTGGCAGTACGCGACCGGCAAGGGCTACCCGGGCGGCCCCGCCAACTGGGGCACCGGTGAAATCGAGACGATGACCTCCAACCGGGACAACGTCTCGCTCGACGGCAGCGGCAACCTCCGCATCACCCCGCGCCGCGACGCCTCCGGCAACTGGACCTCCGGCCGCATCGAGACCAACCGCACCGACTTCCAGCCCCCGGCCGGCGGCAAGCTCCGCGTGGAGAGCCGCATCCAGGTGCCGAACGTCACCGGCGCCGCCGCCAAGGGCTACTGGCCGGCGTTCTGGATGCTGGGCGCCCCCTTCCGGGGCAACTACTGGAACTGGCCCGCCGTCGGCGAGCTGGACATCATGGAGAACACGCAGGGCATGAACACCGTGTTCGCCACGATGCACTGCGGCACCTCGCCGGGCGGCCCGTGCAACGAGACCAGCGGCATCGGCGGTTCGACCACCTGCTCGGGCATGACGTGCCAGGCCGGCTTCCACACGTACCGGATGGAGTGGGACCGCTCCACGAGCGTGGAGGAGATCCGCTTCTCCCTCGACGGCGTCAACTACCACACCGTGCGGGAGAACCAGGTCGACGCGACGACCTGGTCCAACGCCACGGACCACGGCTTCTTCATCATCCTCAACGTGGCGATGGGCGGCGGCTTCCCCGACGCCTTCGGCGGCGGCCCGGACGCGGGCACCCAGCCCGGCCACTCGATGCTCGTCGACTACGTGCAGGTGCTGTCCTCCGGCGGCGGCACCACGCCCCCGCCGACCGGCGACCGCGACGCGTACAGCGCCATCCAGGCCGAGTCGTACGACGCCCAGTCCGGTGTGATGACCGAGTCGACCTCGGACTCGGGCGGCGGCCAGAACGTGGGTGCGGTGGCCCATGGTGACTGGCTGCAGTTCAAGGGCGTCACCTTCGGCTCGAACCCGGCCCGCCAGTTCTCCGCGCGGGTGGCGAGCGGCGCGGCCTCCGGCGTCAGCGGGCTGGTCGAGGTGCGTCTGGACAGCCGGAGCAACGCGCCCATCGGCAGTTTCGCGGTGGGCAGCACGGGCGGCTGGCAGTCCTGGCGGACGATCCCGGCGAACATCGGCTCCGTGACGGGCACGCACGACGTCTATCTGACCTTCACCAGCGGCCAGCCGGCGGACTTCGTGAACGTCAACTGGTTCACCTTCAGCCACTGAGCACCCCCCACACCGGCCCCTCCCGGCCGGGGAAGAGGGCTCCGCGCACCGCGTGGGGCCCTCTTCCACGTGTCCGGTCCGTTCGTGCGGCGACCGGCCGCGCGGGTCACCGCAGTTCCGCGCGGAACGCCGCCGGCGTGGTGTCGGTGTGCTGGTGGAAGAACTTCGAGAAGTTGGCCGCGTCCGGGAACCCGACGGCCGCCCCGACCCGGCCGATCGGCAGGTCGGTGTGGGCGAGGAGCCGCTTGGCCTCCAGCACCACGCGCTTGTCGATGAAGCCCTTGGGTGTCTCCCCGGTGGCGGCGCGCACCGCGCGCACCAGGGTGCGGCGCGAGTAACCGAGCGCGTCGGCGTAGGCGCTGACGCTGTGGTTGGTGGCGAAGCCGTGCTCCACCGCGTCCCGGAACCGGGTGAAGGCGGTGCCGGCGCGCTCGCGGTCCGCCGCGTCGGAGCTGGCCGCGAGGTGGGCCAGGCGCAGCAGGAACACGGTCAGGGAGTGCCGCAGCACGGCCGTGTGCAGGCTCAGCGGGAGGGTGGCCGTGTCCTCGTACTCGCGGCGCAGGTGGTCCAGGGCGGCTCGCAGGGCGGTCAGTTGGGCCGGGTCCGGGCGGAGCAGGGGCTGCCGGTCGTAGCGGTAGAGGCCGGTGGCCTCGACGGTGGCGCGGGGCAGGAAACCGGGCCGCATGGCGAGGACGGTTCCGCGGTACCCGCCGCCGGGCGAGAAACGGTGGACCTGCCCCGGGCGGATCCACAGCAGGTCGCCCGCCGCGGCCTCGTACTCGGTGAAGTCGACCATGTGCCGGACCGGTCCGGCGTCGAACAGCATCACGACGTGGAAGTCGATGCGGTGCACCCGGTCCGTCGGCGCGTCGGCGCGCCAGGTGCGGTCGGGGCCCATCGGGGCGATCTGCATGCCGACACCGAGAACGCTCCGGTCGACCGGGAAGGGGAAGGTTCTGATCCCGTCGCCGTCACCGTCGTCGTCCCCGCCGCCCCGTCCTCCGCTCCGCGGACCTGTGCCCGTCATGTCTCCCATGTCCGTCATCCGAGTGCCGTGCCCACCTCGATCGTGCGCCCGGTGTCCCACTTTCACCACAGGCTGGCACACCTCGACCTGCCCCCGAAAAAGTCAGACTTTTACTGTTGAACGCATCAGAGGAGCTTTACCGCTCGGATCGAGGACTTCTTGAAGATGAGCACGCAGCCACCCCACCGACTGGACTGGACCGATCTGGACCGGCGTGCCGTCGACACCGCCCGTCTGCTGGCCGCCGATGCCGTGCAGCGGGTCGGCAACGGCCACCCGGGCACCGCGATGAGCCTGGCCCCGGCCGCCTACACGATCTTTCAGAAGCTGATGCGGCACGACCCGGCCGACCCCGAGTGGACCGGTCGTGACCGCTTCGTCCTCTCCCCCGGCCACACCTCGCTGACCCTCTACACGCAGCTGTACCTCGCCGGCTACGAACTGGGCCTCGACGACCTCAAGGCGTTCCGCACCCACGGCTCCAGGACACCCGGGCACCCGGAGTACGGCCACACCGCCGGGGTCGAGACCACCACGGGACCGCTCGGCCAGGGCGTGGCCAACGCCGTCGGCATGGCGATGGCCGCCCGCTTCGAGCGCGGCCTGTTCGACCCGGACGCGCCCACGGGCCGGTCCCCCTTCGACCACACCGTCTGGGCGGTCGTCTCCGACGGCGACCTCCAGGAGGGCGTCTCCGCCGAGGCCTCCTCGCTGGCCGGCCACCAGAAGCTCGGCGGCCTGGTGCTGCTCTACGACGACAACCACATCTCCATCGAGGGGGACACCGCCACCGCCTTCTCGGAGGACGTGCTCAAGCGGTACGAGGCCTACGGCTGGCACGTGGAGCGCGTCGCGCCGCGCGAGGACGGCGACATCGACGTGCACGCCCTGTACGCGGCGCTGGTCTCGGCGCGCGCGGAGACCGGGCGGCCCTCGATCATCGCGATGCGCACCGTCATCGCCTGGCCCGCCCCCCACGCGCGGAACACCGAGGCGTCGCACGGCTCGGCCCTCGGCGCGGAGGAGGTGGCCGCCACCAAGCGTCTCCTCGGCTTCGACCCCGAGCGGGACTTCCAGGTCGCCGACGAGGTCCTCGCCCACACCCGCCGGGCGCTGGACCGGGGCGCCGAGGCGCACGCGGCCTGGGACAGGAGCATCGCCGGCT is a window from the Streptomyces capillispiralis genome containing:
- a CDS encoding helix-turn-helix domain-containing protein, with protein sequence MTGTGPRSGGRGGGDDDGDGDGIRTFPFPVDRSVLGVGMQIAPMGPDRTWRADAPTDRVHRIDFHVVMLFDAGPVRHMVDFTEYEAAAGDLLWIRPGQVHRFSPGGGYRGTVLAMRPGFLPRATVEATGLYRYDRQPLLRPDPAQLTALRAALDHLRREYEDTATLPLSLHTAVLRHSLTVFLLRLAHLAASSDAADRERAGTAFTRFRDAVEHGFATNHSVSAYADALGYSRRTLVRAVRAATGETPKGFIDKRVVLEAKRLLAHTDLPIGRVGAAVGFPDAANFSKFFHQHTDTTPAAFRAELR
- a CDS encoding glycoside hydrolase family 16 protein; its protein translation is MRDTSGTPRTPRRPRPLRRALLAVVGTLALAAGAAGAASPSASASVPPPPSGWTQVFADDFEGAAGSGVNTSHWQYATGKGYPGGPANWGTGEIETMTSNRDNVSLDGSGNLRITPRRDASGNWTSGRIETNRTDFQPPAGGKLRVESRIQVPNVTGAAAKGYWPAFWMLGAPFRGNYWNWPAVGELDIMENTQGMNTVFATMHCGTSPGGPCNETSGIGGSTTCSGMTCQAGFHTYRMEWDRSTSVEEIRFSLDGVNYHTVRENQVDATTWSNATDHGFFIILNVAMGGGFPDAFGGGPDAGTQPGHSMLVDYVQVLSSGGGTTPPPTGDRDAYSAIQAESYDAQSGVMTESTSDSGGGQNVGAVAHGDWLQFKGVTFGSNPARQFSARVASGAASGVSGLVEVRLDSRSNAPIGSFAVGSTGGWQSWRTIPANIGSVTGTHDVYLTFTSGQPADFVNVNWFTFSH